The proteins below come from a single Roseiflexus sp. RS-1 genomic window:
- a CDS encoding NADH-quinone oxidoreductase subunit N has product MSFQITDIPRILPELMLLLLGLLVLGSDILTRWGRGAQAQAERAREAGQLTAVGLGLVFIVGLVQSRFLFTVPDPTGGPLDVLLTLGRNLQAGGPGGSPVLGAFATDEFTTVARLTFIGAALLTSLLAMGYRLTANPGEFYSLLIFSTLGMSIMAAATEFILAYLALELSSIALYVLAGYFRESERSPEAGLKYFLFGSLSSAIFLYGISLTYGFVASENQKAGGTPIIATLFSEVGRFATGDAARSPLLILGILFVIAGLGYKISVVPFHTWAPDVYQGAPPPVTAFLSTASKAAGFLLLYRLLTTAFPGAVGTPRLEEFSGWTSVLAILALVTVLVGNLAALPQTNARRLLAYSSIGHAGFLLLAVLLWSSTSPVDRTFGTSALIYYLIVYTLTNLGSFGVLAVLTRALGSDDLSAMQGLWRRNMPLTLMMTILILSLAGIPPLAGFWAKFFVFMAGYQAGAVPLVTVAVVMTVVSLYYYLRFLKAMWILPAPSTTPFSTPPVANAAIIVSTVLVVLLGLLPNLIWGTISSAASVAAR; this is encoded by the coding sequence ATGTCGTTCCAGATCACCGATATCCCGCGTATTCTTCCGGAGTTGATGCTCCTGCTGCTGGGGTTGCTGGTGCTCGGTTCCGATATTCTGACGCGCTGGGGGCGCGGCGCACAGGCGCAGGCTGAACGCGCCAGAGAAGCCGGTCAACTGACCGCTGTCGGTCTGGGGCTGGTATTCATCGTGGGGTTGGTGCAGAGCCGCTTCCTCTTCACCGTCCCTGATCCGACCGGCGGACCGCTGGACGTTCTGCTGACGCTGGGGCGCAATCTTCAGGCGGGCGGTCCGGGAGGATCGCCGGTGTTGGGCGCGTTCGCAACCGATGAGTTCACCACGGTAGCGCGCCTGACCTTCATCGGCGCAGCGTTGCTGACGTCGCTGCTGGCGATGGGGTATCGGTTGACCGCCAATCCTGGCGAGTTCTATTCGTTGCTTATCTTCTCGACCCTGGGGATGTCGATCATGGCAGCGGCGACGGAGTTCATTCTGGCGTATCTGGCGCTGGAACTGTCGTCGATTGCGCTCTATGTGCTTGCCGGATACTTCCGCGAAAGTGAACGCTCGCCAGAAGCCGGGTTGAAATACTTCCTGTTTGGATCGCTCTCCTCGGCGATTTTCCTGTACGGCATCAGCCTGACCTACGGCTTCGTCGCCAGTGAGAATCAGAAAGCCGGCGGCACGCCGATCATCGCCACGCTCTTTTCGGAAGTCGGGCGATTTGCAACCGGTGACGCCGCGCGCAGCCCGCTATTGATCCTTGGCATACTGTTCGTGATCGCCGGATTGGGGTACAAGATTTCGGTCGTGCCGTTCCACACATGGGCGCCGGATGTGTATCAGGGAGCGCCGCCACCGGTGACTGCCTTCCTTTCGACGGCATCGAAAGCAGCCGGGTTCCTGCTGCTCTACCGGTTGCTGACGACGGCGTTCCCAGGGGCGGTTGGAACGCCGCGCCTGGAAGAATTCAGCGGCTGGACGAGCGTGCTGGCGATCCTGGCGCTGGTGACGGTGCTGGTAGGGAATCTGGCAGCGCTGCCGCAGACCAATGCGCGCCGTCTGCTGGCGTACTCATCGATCGGGCATGCCGGTTTTCTGTTGCTCGCCGTGCTGCTCTGGTCATCGACATCACCGGTTGATCGGACATTCGGCACGTCAGCGCTGATCTACTACCTGATCGTCTACACGCTCACCAATCTGGGCAGTTTCGGTGTGCTGGCGGTGCTGACCAGGGCGCTGGGCAGTGATGACCTGAGTGCCATGCAGGGTCTGTGGCGACGCAATATGCCGCTGACCTTAATGATGACGATCCTGATCCTGTCACTTGCAGGCATTCCGCCACTCGCCGGTTTCTGGGCGAAGTTCTTTGTCTTTATGGCGGGCTACCAGGCAGGCGCCGTTCCGCTGGTGACCGTCGCCGTTGTGATGACGGTCGTCAGTCTGTATTACTATCTGCGTTTTCTCAAGGCGATGTGGATTTTGCCAGCGCCGTCAACGACGCCTTTCTCGACACCGCCGGTTGCGAATGCTGCCATCATCGTATCAACGGTGCTGGTGGTGCTGCTCGGTTTGCTGCCGAACCTGATCTGGGGGACGATCAGCAGCGCAGCGAGTGTTGCGGCGCGTTAG